One stretch of Candidatus Eisenbacteria bacterium DNA includes these proteins:
- a CDS encoding aminopeptidase has product MKDPRVERLARLICRYSIGVKKGDAIVIAYEPVGEPLAEELYRETLSAGGHPILRIQPGWAEEIFFREAAPHQLDQTSPSELHEAEMTRARILVWAKSNTRRNSGVDPKKVARAQRARRRIVETYFSRMAKKEWTFMIAPFPVEAEAQEADMALSEYEDFVYRALFVDRKDPIAEWKKISARQAALVRRFNHIRDLRIVGEDTDIRMSVKGRKWINCDGHHNLPDGEIFTGPVEDSVEGTIRYTYPAIYQGREVTDVRLAFRKGKVVKAEAAKGEDLLKSLLDMDEGARRVGEVAVGTNYGITRFTRSILFDEKIGGSIHMAVGRSIPESGGMNQSTLHWDMIKDMRKGGEIHADGKVVFRNGKFLAEV; this is encoded by the coding sequence ATGAAAGACCCGCGCGTGGAGCGCCTCGCCCGCCTCATCTGCCGCTACTCGATCGGCGTGAAGAAGGGAGACGCGATCGTGATCGCGTACGAGCCGGTCGGGGAACCTCTCGCGGAGGAGCTCTATCGGGAGACTCTCTCGGCGGGCGGTCATCCGATCCTGCGAATCCAACCCGGTTGGGCCGAGGAGATCTTTTTTCGGGAGGCGGCCCCGCACCAGCTCGATCAAACCTCTCCTTCCGAGCTTCACGAGGCGGAAATGACGCGCGCGAGGATTCTCGTGTGGGCGAAGAGCAACACGAGAAGGAACAGCGGCGTTGACCCGAAGAAGGTCGCTCGCGCGCAAAGAGCGCGTCGCCGAATCGTGGAGACCTATTTCTCCCGAATGGCGAAGAAGGAATGGACCTTCATGATCGCGCCGTTCCCGGTCGAAGCCGAGGCTCAGGAAGCGGACATGGCGCTCTCGGAGTACGAGGACTTCGTCTATCGCGCGCTCTTCGTCGACCGCAAGGACCCGATCGCCGAGTGGAAGAAGATCTCCGCGCGGCAAGCGGCGCTGGTCCGCAGATTCAACCATATCCGCGATCTTCGGATCGTCGGCGAGGACACGGACATCCGCATGTCCGTGAAAGGACGCAAGTGGATCAATTGTGACGGCCACCACAACCTTCCCGACGGCGAGATCTTCACCGGTCCGGTCGAGGACTCCGTCGAAGGAACGATCCGCTACACGTACCCCGCCATCTATCAGGGGCGCGAGGTGACCGATGTCCGGCTCGCCTTCAGGAAGGGGAAGGTCGTGAAAGCGGAGGCGGCGAAAGGGGAGGATCTCTTGAAGAGCCTCCTCGACATGGACGAAGGAGCGCGCCGCGTCGGAGAAGTGGCCGTCGGCACGAACTACGGAATCACGCGCTTCACTCGGAGCATTCTCTTCGACGAGAAGATCGGAGGCTCGATCCACATGGCGGTCGGGCGCTCGATCCCCGAATCCGGAGGCATGAACCAATCGACCCTTCATTGGGACATGATCAAGGACATGCGGAAGGGCGGAGAGATCCATGCGGACGGCAAGGTCGTCTTCAGGAACGGGAAGTTCTTAGCTGAGGTTTGA
- a CDS encoding phosphoenolpyruvate carboxykinase (ATP), with translation MDHAKTLNQVIAKHRKVRRNLKRSEIIQHVIDNKEALVSANGALATWTPPESTGRAPKDTVIVRRPGIEADIDWDSPNCIPLDPETFDMLWKDGLKVLAAKKQIYITDRVVGADPSYALPIRTVSYFASTVLFTDNMFLPLHKEMSSSPFAKTPFLLFVLPYDKIQTKKYEGRLRKLPDGKTSDLIVAMDFEKRVGLVYGSAYGGSCKKLIFTVMNYLLPGIEVLPLHCSANEDKKGNSALLLGLSGTGKTTLSADPRRALLGDDEHGWCDSGIANFENGCYAKLINLREEKEPEIWKATFHKANPLKHGALIENCMMYPGGVFDVDDERLTPNSRVSYPRTFLTNYKKNPVSGHPKTILFLAADANGVLPPVAKLDQDQAMLWFLMGYTSKLAGTETGVKDPVSTFSRFFGAPFMPRNPDVYARLLGERLARHGTQVYLVNTGWSGGPYGVGSRMDIKLTRALVDAALSGKLAKVSCERDPLFHIEVPVEVPGVPKELLIAKNTWKDKDAYDARARKLAQEFSAAFDKAYGNKGIDPRVVSQCPGK, from the coding sequence ATGGATCATGCGAAGACGCTCAATCAGGTAATCGCGAAGCACAGGAAGGTGCGCCGCAACCTCAAGCGAAGCGAGATCATCCAGCATGTCATCGACAACAAAGAGGCTCTCGTCTCCGCCAACGGCGCCCTAGCGACGTGGACTCCGCCCGAGTCGACGGGGCGCGCGCCGAAGGACACGGTGATCGTGAGGCGGCCGGGCATCGAGGCGGATATCGACTGGGATTCTCCGAACTGCATTCCCCTCGATCCGGAAACCTTCGACATGCTCTGGAAGGACGGTCTCAAGGTCCTGGCGGCGAAGAAACAGATCTACATCACCGACCGCGTGGTCGGCGCGGATCCTTCCTACGCGCTTCCCATCCGCACCGTTTCGTATTTCGCATCCACGGTGCTCTTCACGGACAACATGTTCCTTCCCCTCCACAAAGAGATGAGCTCGAGCCCGTTCGCCAAGACGCCGTTCCTCCTCTTCGTGCTTCCGTACGACAAGATCCAGACGAAGAAGTACGAGGGCCGGCTCCGCAAGCTCCCGGACGGCAAGACCTCGGACCTGATCGTCGCGATGGATTTCGAGAAGAGGGTGGGGCTCGTCTACGGATCGGCGTACGGCGGAAGCTGCAAGAAGCTCATCTTCACCGTGATGAACTATCTGCTTCCGGGTATCGAAGTTCTTCCCTTGCATTGTTCGGCGAACGAAGACAAGAAGGGGAACTCGGCGCTCCTTCTCGGTCTGTCCGGCACGGGGAAGACGACCCTCTCGGCGGACCCGAGGCGCGCGCTTCTCGGCGACGACGAGCACGGTTGGTGCGACAGCGGAATCGCGAACTTCGAGAACGGCTGCTACGCGAAGCTGATCAACCTCCGCGAGGAGAAGGAGCCCGAGATCTGGAAGGCTACTTTCCACAAGGCGAACCCGCTCAAGCACGGAGCGCTGATCGAGAATTGCATGATGTACCCGGGCGGGGTCTTCGACGTCGACGATGAGCGGCTGACGCCGAATTCCCGGGTCTCCTACCCGCGGACCTTCCTCACGAACTACAAGAAGAACCCGGTGAGCGGACATCCGAAGACGATTCTCTTTCTCGCGGCCGACGCGAACGGCGTGCTGCCGCCGGTCGCGAAACTCGACCAGGACCAAGCGATGCTCTGGTTCCTCATGGGATACACGAGCAAGCTCGCGGGGACGGAGACGGGGGTGAAGGATCCGGTCTCGACCTTCTCCCGCTTCTTCGGGGCTCCCTTCATGCCGCGCAACCCGGATGTCTACGCGCGCCTTCTGGGAGAGAGGCTCGCGCGCCACGGCACGCAGGTCTACTTGGTCAATACCGGGTGGAGCGGCGGTCCGTACGGCGTCGGCTCCCGCATGGACATCAAGCTGACCCGAGCGCTGGTCGACGCGGCCCTTTCCGGGAAGCTCGCGAAGGTTTCCTGCGAACGCGATCCGCTTTTCCACATCGAAGTACCGGTGGAGGTCCCCGGCGTTCCGAAGGAGCTGCTCATCGCGAAGAACACATGGAAGGACAAGGACGCCTACGACGCGCGCGCGCGGAAGCTCGCCCAGGAGTTCAGCGCGGCCTTCGACAAGGCGTACGGCAACAAGGGGATCGACCCTCGCGTCGTTTCCCAGTGCCCGGGGAAGTAG
- a CDS encoding 4Fe-4S binding protein — MAIREEWCKGCEFCVKYCPRDVLEMNGVLAVAIHPEQCTRCQICVWVCPDFAIKVT; from the coding sequence ATCGCGATCCGGGAAGAGTGGTGCAAAGGGTGCGAGTTCTGCGTGAAGTACTGCCCTCGGGATGTGCTCGAGATGAACGGCGTTCTCGCCGTCGCGATTCATCCCGAGCAGTGCACGCGCTGCCAGATCTGCGTATGGGTGTGTCCGGATTTCGCGATCAAGGTGACCTAG
- a CDS encoding 2-oxoacid:acceptor oxidoreductase subunit alpha has protein sequence MTIVSKANAGPAKSAVRVMTGNEACAEAAIAAGCLFFGGYPITPSSEIAEVLSKLLPRVGGKFIQMEDEIGAMGAVIGASLAGAKALTATSGPGFSLKQENIGYACMAEVPCVIVNVMRGGPSTGLPTLPAQSDVMQARWGTHGDHPIIALCPRGVRETYDFTVRSFNLAETYRTPVILLLDEIIGHVNEKVTLPDRIRVVERVKPGADVTEYLPYPDTDTDVPPMASFGEGHRFHVTGLVHDETGFPTNNPEKIEHMLRRLNRKIDRHADRIIQVEEDANENARIGVVAYGSTARSASYAVRLAREEGIPVSILSLLTIWPFPEKPIREMANRVSDIVVPEMNLGQLAHEVEWAACGKARVHRVNRIDGEPIHPQHVLDAIRAAARGK, from the coding sequence ATGACAATCGTGTCGAAAGCGAATGCTGGACCCGCCAAGAGCGCGGTCCGAGTGATGACCGGTAACGAGGCGTGCGCCGAGGCGGCGATCGCGGCCGGCTGTCTGTTCTTCGGCGGCTACCCGATCACGCCTTCCTCAGAGATCGCCGAAGTCCTCTCGAAACTGCTCCCGCGCGTCGGCGGGAAGTTCATCCAGATGGAAGACGAAATCGGCGCGATGGGCGCCGTGATTGGAGCGTCGCTCGCGGGCGCCAAGGCGCTGACGGCGACCAGCGGACCCGGGTTCTCGCTCAAGCAGGAGAACATCGGCTACGCCTGCATGGCCGAGGTCCCATGCGTGATCGTGAACGTCATGCGCGGAGGACCGAGCACGGGACTCCCCACGCTTCCGGCGCAATCGGACGTGATGCAGGCCCGCTGGGGAACGCATGGAGATCACCCGATCATCGCGCTCTGTCCCCGGGGCGTACGCGAGACGTACGATTTCACCGTTCGCTCGTTCAACCTCGCGGAGACGTACCGCACGCCGGTGATCCTCCTCCTCGACGAAATCATCGGCCACGTCAACGAGAAGGTGACTCTCCCCGATCGAATCCGCGTGGTGGAGCGCGTGAAGCCCGGGGCCGACGTGACGGAGTACTTGCCGTATCCGGACACCGATACGGACGTACCGCCGATGGCGAGCTTCGGAGAGGGGCATCGTTTCCACGTGACGGGTCTCGTGCACGACGAAACCGGTTTTCCGACGAACAACCCGGAGAAGATCGAGCACATGCTCCGGCGCCTGAACCGGAAGATCGACCGTCATGCGGACCGGATCATCCAAGTGGAAGAAGATGCGAACGAGAACGCGCGGATCGGCGTCGTCGCTTACGGCTCGACGGCTCGCTCCGCTTCCTACGCGGTCCGCCTCGCTCGCGAGGAGGGCATTCCCGTCTCCATCCTCTCGCTCCTCACGATCTGGCCGTTCCCGGAGAAGCCGATCCGCGAGATGGCGAACCGCGTTTCGGACATCGTGGTTCCCGAGATGAACCTCGGCCAGCTCGCCCATGAAGTGGAATGGGCGGCCTGCGGGAAAGCCCGTGTTCACAGAGTCAACCGCATCGACGGAGAACCGATCCATCCGCAGCACGTTCTTGACGCGATCCGCGCGGCAGCGAGGGGAAAGTGA
- a CDS encoding 2-oxoacid:ferredoxin oxidoreductase subunit beta gives MLGAIDRIGLDKNKITVVSGIGCSSRATGYVDFNTLHTTHGRAIAFATGVKFANPELTVLVVTGDGDATAIGGNHFIHAARRNIDITVILYNNWIYGMTGGQVSPTTPHGMRATTAPFGNPEGSFDISRLAIAAGASFVARGSVTSPVKLSQYIEKGIRKKGFALIEAFTPCPTAFGRQNKMGKAIDNLEWIEERTVDVKKAAALSPEELEDKLVTGILVDVEKAEYTELYDKLVENVRDKPVDLHVPEREVVLASIAVAGGEEL, from the coding sequence ATGCTCGGCGCGATCGACCGGATCGGCCTCGACAAGAACAAGATCACGGTCGTCTCGGGCATCGGCTGCTCGAGCCGAGCGACCGGGTATGTCGACTTCAACACGCTGCACACCACGCACGGCCGCGCGATCGCGTTCGCCACCGGGGTCAAGTTCGCGAACCCGGAGCTCACGGTGCTCGTCGTCACAGGCGACGGCGACGCGACCGCAATCGGCGGGAATCACTTCATCCACGCTGCGCGGCGCAACATCGACATCACGGTGATTCTCTACAACAACTGGATCTACGGAATGACCGGAGGACAGGTCTCGCCCACGACCCCGCACGGCATGCGGGCGACGACTGCCCCGTTCGGCAACCCGGAGGGCTCGTTCGACATCTCCCGCCTGGCGATCGCCGCCGGCGCCTCGTTCGTCGCACGCGGCTCGGTGACGAGTCCCGTCAAGCTGAGCCAGTACATCGAAAAGGGGATCCGGAAGAAGGGATTCGCGCTGATCGAGGCGTTCACTCCGTGCCCCACAGCGTTCGGCCGGCAGAACAAGATGGGGAAGGCGATCGACAATCTTGAATGGATCGAGGAAAGAACGGTCGACGTGAAGAAGGCGGCTGCGCTCAGCCCGGAAGAACTCGAGGACAAGCTGGTAACAGGCATTCTCGTCGACGTGGAAAAAGCGGAATACACGGAGCTCTACGACAAGTTGGTCGAAAACGTGCGGGACAAACCAGTCGACCTGCACGTTCCCGAGCGTGAAGTCGTGCTCGCGAGCATCGCCGTCGCGGGAGGAGAGGAACTATGA
- a CDS encoding 2-oxoacid:acceptor oxidoreductase family protein, with amino-acid sequence MSFRCEMRLSGEGGQGLVLAGKILAEAAAIYQGINATQSQSYGPEARGGASRSEIILSDEDIDYPKAVRLDLLLALTQEACDRYVVDLKPSGVLLVDSDAVKKVPEGPFRTYRAPVIRGARETIGREIVANIVALGIITRIADVIDEESVREAILTRVPKGTEEINLKAFELGLSMADRLIAEEAGKPGAN; translated from the coding sequence ATGAGCTTTCGCTGCGAGATGCGTCTGAGCGGCGAGGGGGGCCAAGGTCTCGTGCTCGCTGGGAAGATCCTCGCGGAGGCTGCCGCGATCTACCAGGGTATCAACGCCACCCAGAGCCAGTCGTACGGTCCCGAGGCGCGCGGCGGGGCCAGCCGCTCCGAGATCATCCTGTCCGACGAGGACATCGACTACCCGAAAGCGGTACGGCTCGATCTTCTGCTCGCTCTCACGCAAGAGGCGTGCGACCGATACGTCGTGGACCTCAAACCGTCCGGCGTCCTTCTCGTCGATTCGGACGCGGTGAAGAAGGTGCCCGAAGGTCCGTTCAGGACGTACCGCGCGCCCGTCATCCGGGGGGCGCGGGAGACGATCGGGCGCGAAATAGTCGCGAACATCGTCGCGCTCGGCATCATCACGCGCATCGCCGACGTGATCGATGAAGAATCGGTTCGAGAGGCGATCCTCACGCGAGTGCCGAAGGGGACGGAGGAGATCAACCTGAAGGCGTTCGAGCTGGGGCTTTCCATGGCCGACCGGCTCATCGCCGAGGAAGCCGGAAAGCCCGGCGCGAACTAG
- a CDS encoding Ppx/GppA family phosphatase, giving the protein MQESRKRRGSETRAAIDIGTNSVKLLIASVSLAGIEVVEERVAVTRLGKDLHARGRIGEEAAERTLGVLAEFLEAARERGARGVVVVGTMGLRTAGNADEFLARSRALGVSIEILSGEEEARLSYRGARSILGRAEGETCVFDIGGGSVEFASGSGDRIERTVSLPIGVRFLTDRFLRSDPVAARELEELLLHVTSALSGLPLCAEAPIGVGGTAATIAAVMRRTEPFDPAGTRGAEVALVELERQIDLLRPLSVEERKKIKGLPPERADVILAGAAVARAALLKLGAPKFVVSDRGLRHGLLEERFLPRT; this is encoded by the coding sequence ATGCAGGAATCCCGCAAGAGACGCGGATCGGAAACACGGGCGGCGATCGACATCGGGACGAACTCGGTGAAGCTGCTCATCGCGAGTGTCTCTCTTGCCGGCATCGAGGTCGTCGAGGAACGGGTCGCCGTCACGCGTCTCGGGAAGGACCTTCACGCGCGAGGCCGGATCGGGGAGGAAGCTGCGGAGAGAACCCTCGGTGTCCTTGCGGAGTTCCTCGAGGCCGCTCGAGAGCGGGGCGCGCGAGGCGTCGTGGTCGTCGGAACGATGGGGCTGAGGACGGCCGGGAACGCGGACGAGTTTCTCGCTCGGTCGCGCGCTCTCGGCGTCTCGATCGAGATCCTCTCCGGCGAAGAAGAGGCGAGGCTCTCCTACCGCGGAGCCCGTTCGATCCTGGGCCGCGCCGAAGGGGAGACATGTGTGTTCGACATAGGAGGCGGGAGCGTCGAGTTCGCGAGCGGCAGCGGCGATCGGATCGAGAGAACGGTCAGCCTTCCGATCGGCGTCCGGTTTCTGACCGATCGGTTTCTCCGCTCGGATCCGGTCGCCGCGCGGGAACTCGAGGAGCTTTTGCTTCATGTGACAAGCGCTCTTTCTGGTCTTCCTCTCTGTGCGGAAGCGCCGATCGGCGTCGGGGGAACCGCTGCGACGATCGCGGCGGTCATGAGACGGACGGAGCCCTTCGATCCGGCGGGTACGAGAGGGGCCGAGGTCGCTCTCGTCGAGCTCGAACGCCAGATCGATCTCTTGCGGCCCCTTTCGGTCGAGGAACGCAAGAAGATCAAGGGTCTTCCGCCCGAACGCGCCGACGTGATTCTCGCGGGAGCGGCGGTGGCGCGCGCGGCGCTCCTGAAGCTGGGGGCGCCGAAGTTCGTCGTCAGCGATCGAGGGCTTCGGCACGGCCTTCTGGAGGAGAGGTTCCTCCCTCGAACTTGA